Part of the Sphingomonadaceae bacterium OTU29LAMAA1 genome, ATCGGTTCCACCACCTACAAGGAATTCCGCAACCATTTCGAAAAGGATCGTGCGCTGCTGCGCCGGTTCCAGAAGATCGACGTCAACGAACCGACGATCGAGGATACGATCAAGATCCTCGCCGGCCTGCGCTCGGCGTTCGAGGATCACCATAACGTCAAATATACGCCCGATGCGATCAAGTCGGCGGTGGAGCTGTCGGCGCGTTACATCAATGACCGCAAGCTGCCCGACAAGGCGATCGACGTGATCGACGAGGTCGGCGCGATGCAGATGCTGGTGCCGGCGAACAAGCGGAAGAAGACGATCACCGCCAAGGAGATCGAACAGGTGATCGCGACGATGGCGCGCATCCCGCCGAAGTCGGTCTCGACCGACGACAAGGCGGCGCTGGAAAGTCTCGAGACCGATCTCAAGCGCGTCGTGTTCGGCCAGAACAGCGCGATCGAGAAGCTGGCGTCGGCGATCAAGCTCGCCCGCGCGGGCCTGCGCGAGCCGGAGAAGCCGATCGGCAACTATCTGTTCACCGGCCCCACCGGCGTCGGCAAGACGGAGGTCGCCAAGCAGCTGTCGTCGATCCTCGGCATCCCGCTCCAGCGGTTCGACATGTCCGAATATATGGAGCGGCATTCGGTCAGCCGGCTGATCGGTGCGCCTCCCGGCTATGTCGGGTTCGATCAGGGCGGGTTGCTCACGGATGCGGTCGACCAGAACCCGCATTGCGTGCTGCTGCTCGACGAGATCGAGAAGGCGCATCCCGATTTGTTCAACATCCTGTTGCAGGTGATGGATAACGGGCGCCTGACCGATCAGCACGGCAAGTCGGTGGATTTCCGCAACGTCATCCTCATCATGACCACCAATGCCGGTGCCTCGGACATGGCGCGCGAGACGGTCGGCTTCGGCAATCTGACGCGCGAGGGCGAGGACGAGCAGGCGGTGCAGAAGATGTTCACGCCGGAATTCCGCAACCGGCTCGATGCGATCGTGCCGTTCGGGTATCTGCCGACCGAGGTGGTCGCGCGGGTGGTGGACAAGTTCATCCTCCAGCTCGAACTCCAGCTTGCCGACCGCAACGTCCACATCAATCTGGACGATGCCGCGAAGAGCTGGCTGACCGAGAAGGGCTATGACAAGCTGTACGGCGCGCGTCCGATGGGTCGCCTGATCCAGGAAAAGATCAAGCAGCCGTTGGCCGAGGAATTGCTGTTCGGCAAGCTGGTCCATGGCGGCGAGGTGACGGTGCGGATGAAGGATGGCGCGCTGTCCTTCGCGATCGAAGCCGCGGCGCCCAAGAAGCCGCGCAAGAAAGGCAAGGCCGAGCCGGTCGATGCCAAGTAAGCGTTAGAACAACCTCCGAAACGGACCGGACTTTAGCCAGTTCGGTCCGCATCGGTGATAATGCTTTCGGGTGCCGACATTCGACGCCCCTACCCAACTGCTCCCCGACCCAGACGTTCGCGCCTCCAGCGATGCAAAGGCGCTGGCAGACGCGGCGGCCGGGCGGATGATCGACAGCAAGACGGTGGCCCGCTGGCTGGGTGGATGGCATCTTGCCCGGACCAGCTTCGACGACCTTTGCCACGTATCTCCCTTGCATCGTGATCGGCCTGCATCGCCCGATTCCGGCAGTGGGTTCCGCATCCGGTCGAACGACGCCGTCGGCGCTTTTCCCCTCATGTGGACCCAAACCGCGATAGACGAATGCAGTCGCATGCGACGGATATTCACTGTTATCAGCGACGAAGCGGAACCCCGTTTCGCCGCGGCCCTGGTTACGGTGATGGTGCGCCTGATCGTCGATGGCCCCGGTTGGGATAGCGGCATCGCGGACGTTCCGCTGCTGCCGCCATTCGCGCTACGTGTCATGATCGAGGACACCGGCCTGACGGTACTGGGCCCGCGACAGCCCCACATGCTGGTTTGAACGGTCGCACGCCGCCGGGCGGGTCTAGCGAAACGGCGGTTCCAGTGACTCCGTCCGCAGCGCGGTCATCGCAGCTTTCGTCGGGGTGGTCAGCGCATCGGGCATGGCATCCAGCGGAAACCATTCAGGTCCGTGGTGCTTCGCCGGCTCCATATTGCGCGGAGTTCCAGTGAAGGCATCGGCGCGATAGATCGGTGCGACCCAATGCGTCCCCCGCGCCACGTCGATCTGGTCGACGAAGCACAGCAAGCGTGCGGCGACCACGACGATGCCCAACTCCTCGACGATCTCCCGTCGCATTGCAGCCTAGGCTGATTCGGTCTGCACGTCCGGTGCAACGAACGCGTTCACCGGGATATCTGCCATTGGTATCGCCTGTCCTCGCCCGTTCCAGGCCAATCCTTCGTATCCCTGACATGCCGTTTACCAAAGCTTTGGAAACGATGACTTACTAGGGGTGCATGCCGAAGTGGCCTCCGATCCGGTGCATCGTTGCCACCCTGCTGCTGCTGCTGGCAAGCATCGTCGCTGCGCCGGCGGTCGCGGCTACCGGTACGCCGCTGCGGACCTGCATCTTGCCCGCAACATTGTTGTCCGGGATCGCTGGCGACGCGTTGCCAGGGGCGCTGTTCGCGCATCCCGACCGGTTCGATTGTACGACCAGAGCGACCGATTTCGGCGCGGGCGATTTCTGGGTCCTGTCGCAACCGCTGCCACAGGCTGCAGTGGGCGGCCCCGTCACCCAGGTCCGGCAGGCGAGCCTGTGGCAGAACCGGGTCACCCTCTACGTCCTGTATGCCGATGGCGCGATCCGGCATATCGGCTTCACCAGCGCCACCGCCGGTGAGCATCTGATGCTGGGCGCCGTGGTGCAGCTGGCATTGCCACGCCATCACGTCCACCCGACGCGGCTGCTCTGGCATATCGAGGGATCGCTCAATCGTCGTGGCGTACTGGTAGGACCGGCGCTGGTCGATCACCGCACCGCTGCCAATACCGAAATTACGATGGCGGCGCTCTATGCGGCCTTCGCCGGCATGTGCCTGGCATTGCTCGTCTACAATCTGGCGCTTTGGGCAGCACTGCGGCAGGCGTTCCAGCCGGCTTATTGCCTGATGGTGTTGTGCCTGCTGGCCTATGCCTTCACCTCATCGGGGCTGCTCGGCCAGTTGACCGGTATCGACAACAACGATCGGCAGCGGCTGAGCTATGTGCTGCTCGGCTGGTCCGCCGCGACCGCGATGGTGTTCGCCCGCGCATTTCTGGAACAGCGCGTCTTCGACGGCTGGCTGCGGCCGTACAGCAACCTCGTCATCGCGTTCCTGCTGATCGCCACCGGCAGCTACGCCATTCTGTCACCGCGCTTTGCGGACATTACCGATCCGCTGAGCACCTTCGCGTATCTGCTGGTGATCACCTGGCTGGTGCCGGTGCTTGTCCGCGCCTGGCGGCGGCGCAGCAACTATCTCTGGATCTTCGCCCTCGCCTGGGGCGCGCCGGTTGCGCTGGCCGGCGTCCGTGTCCTCGCCGCGTTCAACCTGATCGGCTGGCAGATGTGGATCGACAATTCGACGCTGCTGGCGATGGCGCTGGAGGCGGCGCTGTCGTCGCTCGGCGTCGCCTATCGCATTCGCCTGCTCAGCGTCGAGCGGGACGAGGCACGCGAGCAGGAGATCGCCGCCCGCCTGCTCGCCGCGACCGATCCGCTGACCGGCCTGCTCAACCGCCGCGCTTTTCTGGACAATGCGATCGGGCGGACGGAAGACCACCAGCTGATCCTGATCGACATCGACCATTTCAAGAGCATCAACGAGACGATCGGCCATGACGGCGGCGACGAGGTGCTGCGCGTGATCGCAAGGGCCTTGCGCGCCTCCGCGACGCCCGAGGCGCTGGTAGCGCGCGTCGGCGGCGAGGAATTCGCGATGATCGCTCCGGCCGAGGCGCCACTCGACGCGCGTGGCGTGCTCGACAGGCTGCGCATGGAGCGGATGCCGTTCGACCTGACCGTCACTGCCAGCATCGGCACCTGCATCGGCCCGCTGACCCGCGAGACTGACTGGAAGGCGATGTATCGCTGCGCCGATCGCGCCTTGTTCGAGGCGAAGGCGGCAGGCCGCGACCGCGTGCGTAACGGCGCGACGCTTGCCGACGCCGCCTGACGGGCCGCTGGCAGCCGCCTCGACTTTCTGCTACGCATCGTCGGGGAGGACATGCTGGATGACGGACCGTCGTAAATTGGCAATCGCCGCACTGGCGGTCGTGACGATCGTAGCGGTGCGCCACCCGACTCCGAACATCCGCCTGTTGACCCATGACGTTGGTGATACACAACCCCATCGCGTGCAGGCGGCGATCGACCTGGGGCTGATGGGCTTCTCCGTCCTTTATACCTGGACCGCGCGCCGTACCTGATTGATCAGCCGATCACGGTCTTCAGGTTCATGAATTCGTGCAGCCCGTATGGACCGAGCTCCCGCCCGTAACCCGACCGCTTGATACCGCCGAACGGGGCCTCCGGACTGGAGGCCAGCATCGCGTTCACCGCGATCATGCCAGCCTCGATATCCCGCTCGAACCGGTCGCGCTCGGCCGGGTCGCGTGTCCAGACCGACGATCCGAGGCCGAACGGCACGTCGTTCGCCAGCGCGATCGCGGCGTCGATATCGGCGGCGCGGAACACCATCGCGACAGGACCGAACAATTCCTCCTGCGCCGCCGGATGATCGATCGGCACGTCGACCAATATTCCGGCCGACATATAAGCGCCCCTGCCTGGCAACGCCTCGCCGCCGAACAACAGCTTGCCGCCGGCGCGCCGGATCGCCTCGAGCTGGCCGAGCGTGGTGGCGCGCTGCTCTTCGCTCGACAGCGGTCCCATGTCGGTGTCGCCGTCCATCGGATCGCCGGCCTTGACTGCGCGCATCGCCGTCGAGAACCGCTCCAGGAAAGCATCATAGACGTCGGTATGGACGATCATCCGTTTGGCGCAGATGCACGACTGGCCGGTGTTCTGCACCCGCGCCTTCACCGCCTGCTGGACCGCAGCGTCTAGATCGGCCGAGGGCATGACGATAAACGGATCCGACCCACCCAGTTCCAGCACCGCTTTCTTCAGGTGACGCCCCGCCGCCTCGGCGACCTTGATCCCCGCGCTCTCGCTGCCGGTCAGCGTCACCGCAACGATGCGCGAATCTGCGATCAGGGCATCAACCTTGTCGCTCTTGATCGCAAGGTTCTGAAACAAGCCGGCGGGCGCACCCGCCGCGACGATCATCCGTTCGATCGCCGCGCCGCACCCTTGCGTCAGCGAAGCATGCTTCAGCAACCCGACATTGCCCGCCATGATCGTCGGCGCGGCAAAGCGAACGACCTGCCAGTACGGGAAATTCCACGGCATGACGGCCAGTACCGGTCCCAGCGGCAGCCAGCGCGCGGTGGCGGGACCGTTTGGCGTCTGGAACGTTGCCGGCGCGAGCATCGCCGGTCCCTCCTGGGCATAGTGACGAAACGCCGCGGCGCATTTCTGCACCTCGGCGATGGCCGATGACAGGGTCTTGCCCATCTCGCGCGTCGCGATCTCCGCCAGTTCGCGCACATTGGCCTCGAACTGTTCCGCGATACGTTCCAGCAAGGCGGTCCGCTCGTCGTACGTCGTCGTCCGCCATCGCACATACGCGGCAGCGGCGCGGGCGATCTTGTCCTCCAGTTCGGCGGCGGTGAGCTCGGCAATGCTGGCGCCGGCGATGCCGGTAGCGGGATCGATACTTGTGAACATCAACGGCCAACGCGCCGCAATCGCGAGCGATCCCGCTTCTTGCACCCGCCCCGCCCGTGCCGCATAGCGACACGCATGGATACGCCGATCGAAACCCTGTCGTTCGAGGACGCCCTCAAGGAACTGGAACGCATCGTCGGCCGGTTGGAAAGCGGAGAGGCGACGCTGGACGAGTCGATCCAGCTTTACGAGCGGGGCGACCGCCTGCGCCAGCGCTGCGCGGAACGGCTCGACGCCGCGCAGGCCCGGATCGAGGCAATCCGTCTGGATGCCGACGGCAAGGCCGCCGGTACCCGCCCCTTTGCCGCGGGCTGAGGCGATGCAGCCTGCGTTAGCGGACGCCATGGCGACCGTGTCGGCCGACATCGACGCGCGGTTCGACCGATTGCTTGCGGTGCCGGACGATCCCCGGTCGAGCCTGTATGAAGCGATGCGCCATGCCGCGATCGGCGGCGGCAAGCGGCTGCGACCGCTGCTGCTGTGCGCCACCGCCGACCTGTTTGGCGTGTCGCGCGACTGTTCGGGCGAGGTCGCGACGGCTGTGGAAGCGATCCACGTCTATTCGCTGATCCACGACGACCTGCCGGCGATGGACGACGACGATCTGCGCCGCGGCAAGCCGACCGTGCACAAGGCGTATGACGAGGCGACGGCCATCCTCGCGGGCGATTGCCTGCACGCACTGGCATTCGAGATTCTCGCCGATCCCGATACGCATCCGGACCCGTTCGTGCGCGCCGATCTGGTGATGGAACTCGCTCGCGCGTCCGGCCCTTCGGGCATGGCGGGCGGGCAGATGATGGATCTGGTCGCCGAACGATCACGGTTCGACCTGCCGACCGTCACCCGGTTGCAGCAGATGAAGACCGGTGCGTTGATTTCTGTATCGGTCGAAATGGGCGCGATTCTGGGCCGGGTGCCGCCGGAGGGTCGCACCGGCCTGCGCGGCTATGCCCACGACCTCGGCCTCGCCTTCCAGATCGCCGACGATCTGCTCGATGCCGAGGGCGACGAGGCGATCGCCGGCAAGAAGCTGCGCAAGGACGAGGGCGCGGGCAAGGAGACGTTCCTGTCGCTGCTCGGCATCGACCGTGCGCGCGAACAATGCCGCATGCTGGTGGATCAGGCGGTGCAGCATCTGCATGGCCATGGGCCAGAGGCGGATGTGTTGCGCGACGTTGCGCGCTACGTGGTCGAACGGGACCATTGAGGCCATTCGGGGGCAACGAAATGAGTGAACGGATCGGCGTCTATCCCGGCACTTTCGACCCCGTGACGCTGGGGCATATGGACATCATTCGCCGCGGTGCGAAGCTGGTCGACAGACTGGTGATCGGGGTGACGACCAATCCATCCAAATCGCCGATGTTCACGATCGAGGAACGGATGGCGATCGTGCGCCGAGAGGTGGCAGATGTCGGGGGTGCGATCGACGTCGTCGCGTTCGATTCACTGCTGATGGATTTCGCCGAGCGCGAGGGTGCGAAGGTCATCATCCGCGGTCTGCGTGCGGTAGCCGACTTCGAGTACGAATATCAGATGGCGGGGATGAACCAGCAGATCAACCCGCGGGTCGAGACGGTATTCCTGATGGCAGACGTCGCGCTGCAACCGATCGCCAGTCGATTGGTCAAGGAAATCGCGCTGTTCGGCGGACCGATCGGGAAGTTCGTGACACCCGCCGTTTGCGAGGAGGTCGTTGCGCGAGTCGAGGTGCTGGGCCGCAAGGGCAGCTGATCCCCCCTTATCGTCGCTCAGGCTACATTGTTGTCAGAGCTCTTCCGACTGCCGGTTCCTTTCCCCGCCACCAGCAAGTCTCCGCCCCATTCCGGCCACGATGTTCAGTTTGGTGCAATCAGTGATTTGGTTTAAGCCGCCCGGCATCACCAGAGTTGGAAATTTCATGCGTCCGTTCGCCCGTTTGTTCGCGTTCCTCCTGTGCCTGTTCGCGGTGCCTGCATTCGCGCAGACGCTGCCGGTAGAGGTCGCCGGCCGCGCTACCCCGCCGCTGACCACCGACAAGGAAAATCTGTGGCTCCTCGACCTTTCCGACGGTGGACGGGTAACGATCTGGCTGCGTCCTGACGTGGCGCCGAAGATGGTCGAGCGGGTGAAGCTGCTGACCCGCCAGGGCTTCTACAACGGTCTTGCATTTCATCGCGTGATCGACGGCTTCATGGCGCAGGGCGGCGATCCCAAGGGCGACGGCACCGGCGGGTCGACGCTCCCCAATGTCGCCGCGGAGTTCAACTACCTCCCCCACGTCCGCGGCGTCGTGTCCGCGGCACGTGCCGATGACGAGAACAGCGCCAACAGCCAGTTCTTCATCGTCTTCCAGCCGCGCCTCAACCTGGACAAAAAGTACACCGTTTTCGGCCGTGTGATCGAGGGCATGCAATATGTCGACGCGATCGAACGCGGTGAGCCGCCGACGGACCCCACCAAGGTCATCCGCGCCTATATCGCCGCCGACAACCCTCCCCCCTACACGCCTGCCGCCGCGCCTGCGCCGGTAACGCTCGGCGCGCCCGTGACTCTGCCCGGCAGCAGCAGTCCGGCGGGCAAGGCCGTACCGAAGCGCGCGTCCGCCACCAGGGCACCCGCTGCCGCAAAGTGAAAGTCGACCTCTTCGATTTCGTGCTGCCGCCGGAACGCATCGCGCTGCGGCCGGCGGTGCCGCGCGACACTGCCCGGCTGCTGGTGCTTGATGGCAATGCGACGCGCGATCTGACGGTGGGCGATCTGCCCGACCAGTTGCGCGCTGGCGATTGCCTCGTCTTCAACGACACCCGCGTCATTCCCGCCCGGCTCGACGGCCGGCGTGGAGACGCGAAGATCGGCGCGACGCTGCACAAGCGCGAAGGGGCGCGACGCTGGCGCGCCTTCATCCGCAACGCCAAGCGACTGCGTGACGGCGACGCGATCGACTTCGGTAATGGTGTCACCGCTACCGCATCGGACCGTGCCGAGGACGGCAGCTTCGCGCTCGATTTCGCCGGTGACGAACCGGTCGAACTGCTGCTCGAGCGCGCCGGCCGGATGCCTTTGCCGCCCTATATCGCGGCCAAGCGGCCGACGGACGCACAGGACGCCGACGATTACCAGACGATGTTCGCCGCCGAGCCCGGCGCCGTCGCCGCGCCGACCGCCGCGCTGCACTTCACGCCGGACTTGATCGCCGCGCTCGATAAGGCAGGCGTCTCGCACGAGATGCTGACACTGCATGTCGGTGCCGGCACCTTCCTGCCCGTCAAGGCCGACGATACCGCCGATCACCGCATGCATGCCGAATGGGGCCGGATCGACGCCGCGACCGCCGACCGCCTGAACGCCGTCCGCGCCCGCGGGGGTCGCGTCATCGCCATCGGCACCACCTCGCTCCGCCTGATCGAGAGCGCGACGGGTGAGGATGGCGTCATCCGACCGCTCGCGGGCGATACATCGATCTTCATCACGCCCGGCTACGTGTTCAGGGGTATCGACGGACTGCTGACGAACTTCCATCTGCCCAAATCGACACTGTTCATGCTGGTATCGGCGCTGATGGGGCGGGAGCGGATGCAGGCAGCCTATGCGCATGCGATCGATCGGGGGTATCGCTTCTATTCCTACGGCGACGCTTCGCTGCTGATCCCTTGAGCGGGATCGCATGCCGGGAATGGCTATCGTCGTGCGGCGAAGCCGACTAAGCACATGCTACGATCGCAATTTCCTTTTGCGGACCCGGATTAGGCGCAGGAACCGTCAGTGTCGCAACAACAAGGATCAGTGTTCGCGTCCACCGGCATCGACGGGCTGGATGACATCCTCAACGGGGGTTTGACGCCCGAGCGGCTTTATCTGGTCGAGGGAACGCCCGGCACCGGCAAGACCACGCTGGGTCTCGGTTTCCTGTTGACCGGGGCCGCTGCCGGTCAGACCGGCCTGTATATCACGCTCGCCGAGACCGAAGTGGAACTGCGGGCGGTCGCCGACACGCATGGCTGGACGCTCGATCCGATCACGATCTTCGAGATGGTACCTGCGGACGGGCTGGGTGGCGATCACGAACAGACGCTGCTGCACCCCAGCGAGGTCGAACTCGGCGAAACGGTACGGGCGATCATGGCCAGGGTGGACGAGATCCGGCCGGCCCGCGTCGTCATCGACAGTCTGTCCGAGTTGCGGCTGCTGGCGCAAAGTCCGGTGCGTTATCGCCGGCAGATCCTGGCGCTGAAGCATTATTTCTCGACCCGCCAGTGCACCGTGCTGGTCCTCGACGACAAGAGCGCCTCGGGTGGCGACTTGCAATTGCACAGCATCGCGCATGGCGTCATCTCGCTGGAACAGACGCTGTCGGGTTTTGGGGCGCAGCGTCGCCGCATGCATGTGGTCAAGATGCGCGGCGTGCGCTTCCGCGGCGGTTATCACGATTTCGAGATCGAACGCGGCGGCCTGTGCGTCTATCCGCGGCTGGTGGCGTCGGAACATCACGATGATGGCGAGATGCCGTTCGTGTCTACGGGTTCACCGGCGTTCGATGCGCTGCTGGGCGGCGGCCTCGTCACCGGCACCGCGACGCTGCTGACCGGTCCGGCGGGCGTCGGTAAAACTACTGCAACGGTCCAATGCATGGTCGCCGCCCTGAAACGCGGCGATCCGGCGTCCTATTTCCTGTTCGACGAACGGGCGGCGACATTAAAGGCGCGATCGAAGGCGCTTGGCATGGATTTGCAGCCATTCATCGATTCGAGACAATTGACGCTGCGGGCGATCGATCCTGCGGAGCTGTCGCCAGGCGAATTCGCCGCGACCGTGCGCGCTGCGGTGGAGCAGGACGGCGCGCGAATGATCGTGGTCGACAGCCTCAATGCGTACCTGCAGTCGATGCCGAGCGAGCAGTTCCTAATCCTTCAGATGCACGAGTTACTGACCTATCTGGGCCAGCGCGGCGTGGTGTCGATGCTGATCTTGGGAATGCACGGCATCATGGGCGACGTGCGCGCCGACGTCGATCTCAGCTATCTCGCAGACACTGCGGTCCAGTTGCGCTATTTCGAGGCGTTCGGTGAGGTACGCCAGGCGATATCGGTCATTAAGACACGAACCGCGCGTCATGAACGGATGATCCGCGAATTCCGGATTGAGGAGGCGGGCCTGACGTTTGGCGAACCGCTGAAGGAGTTCCGTGGCGTGCTGACCGGCGTGCCGACGTTCCAGGGCGAAGGCGTTGCACTGCTGGCGTCGCACGATGCCATACCCGTGGGCGATCGTGGCGACGATATCGTCACCTGAGATGGACGGGGCCGTCCTGATCCTAGCTCCCCGCGGACGCGATGCGGCGGTGGCGGCCGACCTGCTACGGCGTGGCGGCATTCGGGCGGACGTCGTCGCCGATCTGCCCGCCCTGATGGCGGCATTGTCGAACGACGTCGCAGCCGTGCTCATCACCGAAGAAGCGCTCGCGGCAGAGGATCGGTCACCGTTGATCGCCTGGGTGGCGGCGCAACCCACCTGGTCGGACCTGCCGTTCGTTGTGCTCGCCAATGGTGCGCGTGGCCCCCGATCCGCAGCGGCATCGGAACGGGTCGGCGACCTTGGCAACGTCGTGCTGCTGGAACGCCCGCTGCATGCCGAGGCGATGCTCGGTGCGATCCGGTCGGCGATCAAGGCGCGAACGCGGCAATACGAAGTCCGCTGGGCAGCCTCGATGCTGGAAGCAGCGGTGAAGCAGCGGACCGCGGAGCTGGAGGCGGCGCGCGGCAGTCTGGAATTTGCGCTCGATGCCGCTGGCATGGGCAGTTGGGACCTCGACCTCGCCAGCGGCACAATACAGCGCAGCCTTCGCCACGACGAGATCTTCGGCTATGCCGAGCCGCAGCCGGAATGGTCGATCGAGCGGATGCTGTCGCATGTCGACCCCCGCCAGCGCGATGCGATCGCCGCCGCATTCGAAAACGCTCTCGTTATCGGCACGCTCGATATCGAATGCCCGATCCGTGGGGCGGATGGCAGCCAGCGGTGGATCACCAAAAAAGGCCGCATCCGCTTCGACTCGGCAGACCAACCGGTTCGTATGACGGGCGTCGTGACCGACATCACCACCCGCAAAGAGGCCGATGTCCAGCTGGCGCAGGCACAGAAGATGGACGCGATCGGCCAACTCACCGGCGGGGTCGCGCATGATTTCAATAATTTGCTCACGCCGATCGTCGGCAGTCTCGACATGGTCCGCCGCCGTCATCTGGATGACGAGCGCACGCAGCGGATGGTTGGCGGCGCGCTACAGGCGGCGGAGCGCGCGGCGACTTTGACCCAGCGACTGCTAGCATTCGCCCGGCGACAGGCGCTTCAACCCAAAGCGGTTGATATCGGTGCACTGATCGACGGTATGGTCGACCTGATTCGTCGTTCGCTCGGCCCGACGATCAAGGTGGTACTCGAGGTTCCGCCGAGCCTGCCGCCCGCCCGCGTCGATCCCAATCAGCTCGAACTGGCGTTGCTCAACCTCGCGATCAACGCACGCGATGCCATGCCCGGCGGCGGCCAATTGACCATTACGGTCGCCGACGCGTCGCTCACCCGACGCAACGCCATTGGCCTGGATGCCGGGCGTTATGTGCGGATCCTCGCGGGTGACACAGGCGTCGGTATGGATCAGGCGACGCTGGCTCGCGCGACCGAGCCGTTCTTTTCGACCAAGGGCGTCGGCAAGGGCACAGGGCTCGGCCTTTCGATGATTCACGGTCTGGCCGCGCAATCGGGCGGCACATTGACGCTGGCGAGCGAACCCGGTCAGGGCACCAGCGTGGAACTGTGGTTACCCGCGACGCAGGATGAGCCGACAGTCATTGCCGATCGGCGCAGTGAACCGATGCAGGCGCGGCGAGCCGCCCGGATATTGCTCGTCGACGATGAGGACATCGTCCGTTTGGCGACCGCCGACATGCTGCGCGATATCGGCTATCAGGTGGTCGAGGTATCATCGGGCAGTCAGGCGCTGACGGTGATCCGTAGCGGCGCCGAGGTCGATCTGCTGGTCACCGATTATTTGATGCCAGGTATGACCGGGGCGGCGCTGATCGGCGAGTTGCGCGGCCGCGGCCATGCCTTGCCGATGCTGTTGATCACCGGCTATGCGGCGACCGGAACGGACGTGCCCTCCGACGTACCGCGTCTTGCCAAACCGTTCCGTCAAGTCGATCTTGCGGCACAGGTCGACGACTTGCTGCACGTTGCGACGGACAGGAGCAAGGGACTGCGTATCGTCCGTTGAGCGACCGTGTCCATCCGGGCCTATCTCTCCTTAACCGTTTGCTTGCTAAGGCAGGCGAATACAGGGGCGATCTCGGGGCGGAGCGGGCGGTGGCATTGATGGGTTCGGCCGATCCAGGCCGCCGCAATACGGCGATCGACAGCGTCCGCGGGTTGCTCGTACTGGCCGTCATCCTGGGTCATTACGGAGAACTCGCCGATCGTACGAGCCTCTTGACCTGGCTCGGGACCGGGTTTCGCATGCCGCTGTTCATCGGTCTGTCGGGCTATCTGTTTAGCCTCGAACGCGCACGCGCGACGCCTCTGCCGCGATTGCTACGACGCTACAATGCGCGCCTGATCATGCCGTGGGTCGCTGCGTTGATCGTCTATCTAATTATCACCCAGCAGGTTGCGCTGCTGACGCCCTACACGATGCTGGTTCGTCCGCCGTATCACTTCTGGTTCGTGCCCGTACTGATGGCGTTCATCGTTGTGGCCGCGAGCAGCCGGCTGAGCCCGGTCGCGATGCTGGGGATTGCGATTCCCTTGAGTATTGGCGCGATGTACGTGTTTGGCGTAGGCCATGTCACGCAGGCGGCGCATGCGTCGCTGTTGGATCGTCGGTTTTTTATTTATCCGATCTATTTTTACTACGGCCTGTGGATTGCACGACGGGCGCCCGATCGCTGGCGTACTATCGCGGCAATTATGCTGGTCCCGATCGGTGTGGTCTGGTGGTGCAAGCTGTACGGTGAGCCGAACCTTGCGGGCGAGGT contains:
- a CDS encoding polyprenyl synthetase family protein, which codes for MQPALADAMATVSADIDARFDRLLAVPDDPRSSLYEAMRHAAIGGGKRLRPLLLCATADLFGVSRDCSGEVATAVEAIHVYSLIHDDLPAMDDDDLRRGKPTVHKAYDEATAILAGDCLHALAFEILADPDTHPDPFVRADLVMELARASGPSGMAGGQMMDLVAERSRFDLPTVTRLQQMKTGALISVSVEMGAILGRVPPEGRTGLRGYAHDLGLAFQIADDLLDAEGDEAIAGKKLRKDEGAGKETFLSLLGIDRAREQCRMLVDQAVQHLHGHGPEADVLRDVARYVVERDH
- the coaD gene encoding pantetheine-phosphate adenylyltransferase, whose product is MSERIGVYPGTFDPVTLGHMDIIRRGAKLVDRLVIGVTTNPSKSPMFTIEERMAIVRREVADVGGAIDVVAFDSLLMDFAEREGAKVIIRGLRAVADFEYEYQMAGMNQQINPRVETVFLMADVALQPIASRLVKEIALFGGPIGKFVTPAVCEEVVARVEVLGRKGS
- a CDS encoding AAA family ATPase — its product is MFASTGIDGLDDILNGGLTPERLYLVEGTPGTGKTTLGLGFLLTGAAAGQTGLYITLAETEVELRAVADTHGWTLDPITIFEMVPADGLGGDHEQTLLHPSEVELGETVRAIMARVDEIRPARVVIDSLSELRLLAQSPVRYRRQILALKHYFSTRQCTVLVLDDKSASGGDLQLHSIAHGVISLEQTLSGFGAQRRRMHVVKMRGVRFRGGYHDFEIERGGLCVYPRLVASEHHDDGEMPFVSTGSPAFDALLGGGLVTGTATLLTGPAGVGKTTATVQCMVAALKRGDPASYFLFDERAATLKARSKALGMDLQPFIDSRQLTLRAIDPAELSPGEFAATVRAAVEQDGARMIVVDSLNAYLQSMPSEQFLILQMHELLTYLGQRGVVSMLILGMHGIMGDVRADVDLSYLADTAVQLRYFEAFGEVRQAISVIKTRTARHERMIREFRIEEAGLTFGEPLKEFRGVLTGVPTFQGEGVALLASHDAIPVGDRGDDIVT
- a CDS encoding peptidylprolyl isomerase; this encodes MRPFARLFAFLLCLFAVPAFAQTLPVEVAGRATPPLTTDKENLWLLDLSDGGRVTIWLRPDVAPKMVERVKLLTRQGFYNGLAFHRVIDGFMAQGGDPKGDGTGGSTLPNVAAEFNYLPHVRGVVSAARADDENSANSQFFIVFQPRLNLDKKYTVFGRVIEGMQYVDAIERGEPPTDPTKVIRAYIAADNPPPYTPAAAPAPVTLGAPVTLPGSSSPAGKAVPKRASATRAPAAAK
- the queA gene encoding tRNA preQ1(34) S-adenosylmethionine ribosyltransferase-isomerase QueA, which encodes MKVDLFDFVLPPERIALRPAVPRDTARLLVLDGNATRDLTVGDLPDQLRAGDCLVFNDTRVIPARLDGRRGDAKIGATLHKREGARRWRAFIRNAKRLRDGDAIDFGNGVTATASDRAEDGSFALDFAGDEPVELLLERAGRMPLPPYIAAKRPTDAQDADDYQTMFAAEPGAVAAPTAALHFTPDLIAALDKAGVSHEMLTLHVGAGTFLPVKADDTADHRMHAEWGRIDAATADRLNAVRARGGRVIAIGTTSLRLIESATGEDGVIRPLAGDTSIFITPGYVFRGIDGLLTNFHLPKSTLFMLVSALMGRERMQAAYAHAIDRGYRFYSYGDASLLIP